The following proteins are encoded in a genomic region of Paenibacillus sp. FSL H3-0469:
- a CDS encoding SDR family oxidoreductase, with protein MQGKTVLITGANSGMGLATTVEMARRGATVIMACRSLKRGEEALAEAVRQSGSSQIRLMLCDLASFDSIRAFAGEFTAEYPVLDVLINNAGVVALKRELTADGYELDLGVNHLGHFLLTHLLLERLKAAEQGRIVVVASGAYKIGKLYLEDHTLSRGFNPAKAYGRSKLANILFTRELAERLKGTQVTVNSLHPGAVGTSIGVNRETGFGRRVLKLMSYFFLTPEQGADTAIYLATAPELDGVSGQYYYRRKIKELTPRAEDTQAAARLWKWSLEQTGLE; from the coding sequence ATGCAAGGCAAAACCGTGCTGATCACCGGTGCGAACTCCGGGATGGGGCTGGCCACAACCGTAGAAATGGCCCGCAGGGGAGCAACTGTCATTATGGCCTGCCGCAGCCTTAAGCGGGGAGAAGAGGCACTTGCCGAAGCAGTGCGGCAGAGCGGCTCCAGCCAGATCCGGCTGATGCTGTGCGATCTGGCTTCCTTCGATAGCATTCGCGCTTTTGCCGGGGAGTTCACTGCCGAATATCCGGTACTGGATGTTCTGATCAATAATGCAGGGGTGGTAGCACTGAAGCGTGAGCTGACAGCGGATGGCTACGAGCTGGATCTGGGCGTGAATCATCTGGGTCATTTCCTGCTGACCCATCTGCTGCTGGAGCGGCTCAAGGCCGCAGAGCAGGGGCGGATTGTAGTGGTAGCCTCGGGTGCCTATAAGATCGGCAAGCTCTATCTTGAGGATCATACGTTGTCGCGCGGCTTCAATCCGGCCAAGGCATACGGCCGCTCCAAGCTGGCGAATATTCTGTTCACCCGCGAGCTGGCGGAACGCTTGAAGGGAACGCAGGTGACGGTGAACAGCCTGCATCCGGGTGCAGTAGGAACGAGCATCGGCGTGAACCGGGAGACGGGCTTCGGACGCCGGGTTCTGAAGCTGATGTCCTACTTCTTCCTCACTCCAGAGCAGGGGGCGGATACAGCCATCTATCTGGCAACTGCGCCGGAGCTGGACGGGGTAAGCGGGCAATATTATTACCGCCGCAAGATCAAGGAACTGACGCCACGGGCGGAAGATACACAAGCAGCCGCAAGATTATGGAAGTGGAGTCTGGAGCAGACGGGGCTTGAGTAG
- a CDS encoding N-acetyltransferase family protein, giving the protein MEWQAYTIEDARIEDLGAIVEIYNSTVAGRVVTADLEPVSVEERVGWFHEHSSHHRPLWVLRQGSEIAAWFSFQSFYGRPAYNGTAEISVYVNEKFRGSGAGSILLAKAVEECPRLGLQNLVGFVFGHNEPSLGLLRKFGFKEWGLLPGVAVLDGIPRDLVIIGRKL; this is encoded by the coding sequence ATGGAATGGCAGGCTTATACCATAGAGGATGCACGAATTGAGGATTTGGGAGCGATTGTGGAGATCTATAATTCGACGGTTGCCGGAAGAGTGGTAACTGCGGATCTTGAACCGGTTAGCGTGGAAGAGCGGGTGGGATGGTTCCATGAGCATAGCAGCCATCACCGGCCGCTGTGGGTACTGAGACAGGGCAGCGAGATCGCAGCCTGGTTCAGCTTCCAGTCATTCTACGGACGTCCGGCTTATAATGGAACAGCAGAGATTAGCGTCTATGTAAATGAGAAATTCCGCGGCAGCGGTGCAGGAAGCATTCTGCTCGCCAAGGCAGTGGAGGAATGTCCGCGCCTTGGGCTGCAGAATCTGGTCGGGTTCGTATTCGGCCATAATGAGCCCAGCCTCGGACTGCTGCGGAAGTTCGGCTTCAAGGAATGGGGGCTGCTGCCTGGAGTCGCGGTGCTTGACGGCATCCCGCGCGATCTGGTCATCATTGGCCGCAAGCTGTAA
- a CDS encoding helix-turn-helix domain-containing protein, with amino-acid sequence MKSTELCPRLQKSMDIIGRRWTGLIIYQLLQGPQRFGEIESSLPVSGRLLSERLKELEQEGIVLREVFPETPVRIQYSLTGKGRALESVIRDLQVWSESWITEEECRSAFSAPPQPQ; translated from the coding sequence ATGAAATCCACAGAGTTATGTCCAAGATTACAAAAAAGCATGGATATTATCGGCAGACGCTGGACGGGCTTAATCATCTATCAGCTGCTCCAGGGGCCCCAGCGCTTCGGGGAAATCGAGTCTTCGCTGCCTGTCAGCGGCAGACTGCTGTCTGAACGGCTGAAGGAGCTGGAGCAGGAAGGCATCGTGCTGCGCGAGGTGTTCCCGGAGACCCCCGTCCGCATCCAGTATTCGCTTACAGGCAAAGGCCGGGCGCTGGAATCCGTCATCCGCGATCTTCAGGTCTGGTCGGAATCATGGATTACGGAAGAGGAATGCCGTTCCGCCTTCAGCGCTCCTCCTCAACCCCAATAA
- a CDS encoding YqkE family protein, translating to MAKKKKNTPAPRPAATDAPATLKDMLSGEVLEKLKAQSDALKAEERDKKEAVLKAAEDKRKAEQKRLENDFGHLLENSNQDWSKFK from the coding sequence ATGGCAAAAAAGAAGAAGAATACACCGGCCCCGCGCCCTGCGGCAACGGATGCTCCGGCAACCTTGAAGGATATGCTCAGCGGCGAGGTGCTGGAGAAGCTAAAGGCGCAGTCCGATGCGCTCAAAGCAGAGGAGCGGGACAAGAAGGAGGCTGTCCTAAAGGCAGCGGAGGATAAGCGGAAGGCGGAGCAGAAGCGGCTGGAAAACGATTTCGGCCACCTGCTGGAGAACAGTAATCAGGACTGGTCCAAATTTAAGTAA